Proteins co-encoded in one Neodiprion lecontei isolate iyNeoLeco1 chromosome 3, iyNeoLeco1.1, whole genome shotgun sequence genomic window:
- the LOC107226279 gene encoding A disintegrin and metalloproteinase with thrombospondin motifs 9 isoform X3 — protein sequence MSGHIRTSTGSYLIEPADRQTAGRGLTDKPVLHQIYLASATRSNSNSVNLPDDRTGENDCVLIDNIDDEAPALLIDDTSGPKIYVGEHPRRERRSIYRKSHAEESREDYYADSDDFGRDDVSEFVRHGDQRQFLGQYQRPRNRYFPNERRINPLQKYQNYEIEDPFSSWRPRRALPQEYFIEIMVVADAKMAEYHGEGLQNYILILMSTVSLIYKDPSIGNAISIVVVKIKNTTETFGTKQVNNGGIPANEMLNTFCLWQKHNNNPDETSPEHYDAALLLTRENLCHNTQEQRCDTLGLAQLGKMCNPRSSCAIVQDNGLAAAFTIAHEIGHVLSMPHDDDKNCRKYRGNTRIHNVMSRMLDDNTFPWEWSNCSRHFVTDYLDSGYGNCLLDEPSATTIPRTQRLPGEDYSENKQCELVFGVGSKICPFMAVCRRLWCTAPVWDPAQSCHTQHMPWADGTACAYGKWCHRGECVSRKHLKPVDGQWGPWGDYGECSRTCGGGIKKKYRECNNPLPQNGGNYCIGTRVKYRSCGTKDCPSDSKDFREEQCSKFNNNNMNIRNLARNVKWHAKYNRILPNDRCKLYCEVESNQYYMLRDKVIDGTPCGLDTFDICVNGRCKAAGCDHILNSSAELDTCGVCKGDNSTCQRITGSYNISRYGYTRVTKIPAGSSYIDIRQHGWRGSNNDSNYLALKNGETGENILNGKYMVAHRKVIIQPGITIEYSGPESVIERLNSSRPIAFDLILEILSVGSLYPPQISYEYTVPKNILTSYTWVLSDWTSCNRVCQGTMRRTPECRSTENKDVLPDDYCRAESKPSEENQPCNMHCTVRWIVISESECSSHCGPGTRTVISQCMYQFSAGTRPISEHACVHLARPASREVCIGPCDEAHWLYGQWGHCSKTCGGGIQFRTATCVDSNNYPVPESKCDSENKVLQQICEQGACPKWTLALDWTPCSVTCGNGTQEQPYWCQIENRVISTTYCTDPRPVSSRICDMGPCFKWHSSEWSPCSVSCGEGVLRREITCRNVNGTPSSECDTLHAPPRTRLCKHQPCPIQVISTTPITYAADSDDFNKQHENEIDQFHPGYTWRTGSFGNCSKPCNGGSQSRMVRCSSAISGEVSNDDYCDQKQKPPTVILCNQHACPRWNTGDWSQCASTCGPGFQHRQVRCQSDRGEILPDKECSESEKPYHVRRCFKEACTGAKTQGLHSSNIPGSVRWRVSKFTPCSKSCGYGTKTRRVDCVAKTGTAEVTVEDQKCAGLKRRPKSQRPCQQRPCALTWQEGPWTECSAECGNGMQMRTVTCHRVNKYEWMDPTPVNGCRMSERPATEQTCKLRECDDEYYWVAEPWRKCSATCGRKGKQVRRLFCKRKDGTRVKNRFCPRTLKPLRRRKCNIRRCGLLSCLEAKKKFKTTQDGEYLLIIGGKNMSIYCHNMTGDQPLEYLTLASGDHENFAEIYDKRLLDPRTCPFNGQRNDNCKCANYTGSTSGRTMFRRIRLDPRTLIVDVDDFTFSWTKGSKRVEFGKAGDCYSSAQCPQGQFSINLVGTQLGLSPTLSWVSQGSMTSRIINKINQQKVVGKCGGYCGFCKLQTGLKLDVLPP from the exons ATAACATCGACGACGAGGCGCCGGCACTTTTGATCGACGATACTTCCGGCCCGAAGATTTACGTCGGCGAGCATCCCAGGCGGGAAAGACGTTCTATATACCGAAAGTCTCACGCCGAAGAATCCAGAGAGGATTACTACGCTGACAGTGACGATTTTGGGAGGGATGATGTCAGCGAGTTCGTCAGACACGGCGATCAGCGGCAATTCTTGGGGCAATATCAGCGGCCCCGTAACAG GTATTTTCCTAACGAACGTCGAATAAATCCTCTGCAGAAATATCAAAACTACGAAATCGAAGATCCTTTTAGTTCTTGGAGACCACGGCGAGCTCTTCCTCAGGAGTATTTCATCGAAATAATGGTCGTTGCCGATGCGAAGATGGCCGAATACCACGGGGAAGGACTACAGAACTACATTCTCATCCTGATGAGCACC GTATCACTTATCTACAAGGATCCTTCGATCGGGAATGCGATCAGCATTGTTGTCGTGAAGATAAAGAACACCACCGAAACCTTCGGTACTAAACAAGTAAACAATGGAGGAATACCTGCCAATGAAATGCTGAACACATTCTGTTTGTGGCAAAAGCATAACAACAATCCCGATGAAACATCTCCGGAACATTACGATGCTGCACTTCTTCTCACAAG GGAAAACCTGTGTCACAACACACAAGAACAAAGATGCGATACACTCGGGTTGGCGCAATTGGGAAAAATGTGCAACCCGCGATCATCTTGCGCAATTGTGCAGGACAATGGATTGGCAGCAGCGTTTACCATCGCTCATGAAATTGGCCACGT ATTAAGCATGCCGCACGACGATGATAAGAACTGCCGGAAATATCGCGGCAACACGAGAATCCACAACGTCATGTCGAGGATGCTAGACGACAATACATTCCCATGGGAATGGTCAAACTGTTCCCGTCACTTCGTCACCGACTACTTAGA CTCTGGATACGGAAATTGCTTACTGGATGAACCGAGTGCCACCACAATTCCACGCACTCAACGATTGCCTGGGGAAGATTATTCCGAGAATAAACAATGCGAATTAGTTTTTGGCGTGGGCTCTAAGATATGCCCGTTCATG GCAGTGTGCAGGAGACTGTGGTGCACCGCGCCAGTCTGGGATCCAGCACAATCGTGCCATACACAGCACATGCCATGGGCTGATGGGACCGCTTGTGCCTACGGAAAGTGGTGCCACCGTGGAGAGTGCGTGTCTCGGAAGCATCTCAAGCCGGTCGATGGACAATGGGGACCATGGGGAGA TTACGGAGAATGTTCACGAACATGTGGTGGAGGtatcaagaaaaaatatcgcgaATGCAATAATCCGCTTCCACAAAACGGTGGAAATTACTGCATTGGCACCAGGGTGAAGTACCGCAGTTGCGGAACGAAAGATTGTCCATCCGACAGTAAAGATTTCAG aGAAGAACAGTGTTCGAAattcaacaacaacaacatgaATATTCGCAACCTAGCAAGAAATGTCAAATGGCATGCAAAATACAATAGAA tctTACCCAACGATCGTTGCAAATTGTACTGCGAGGTAGAAAGTAATCAGTATTACATGTTACGTGACAAAGTGATTGATGGAACGCCCTGCGGTCTTGATACTTTCGACATTTGTGTGAACGGTCGCTGCAAAGCGGCCGGCTGTGATCACATATTGAATTCATCCGCCGAATTGGATACTTGCGGGGTTTGCAAAGGAGATAATTCAACCTGCCAAAGGATCACAGGTTCATACAATATCAGCCGTTACGGATATACCAGAGTGACCAAAATACCTGCTGGGAGTAGTTACATCGACATAAGACAGCACGGATGGCGAGGATCGAACAACGACAGCAATTACCTTG CACTAAAAAATGGTGAAACCGGAGAGAATATTTTGAACGGAAAATACATGGTGGCCCATCGTAAAGTAATCATACAACCTGGGATTACTATCGAATACAGCGGACCCGAATCCGTGATTGAACGTTTGAACAGCTCCCGGCCTATTGCATTCGACCTAATTTTAGAG ATTTTGTCGGTTGGAAGTTTGTACCCACCACAAATATCGTACGAATATACGGTTCCGAAGAATATTCTCACCAGCTACACTTGGGTGCTGAGCGATTGGACGTCTTGTAATCGCGTCTGCCAAGGCACGATGCGTCGCACACCGGAATGTCGCAGTACCGAAAACAAGGATGTTCTTCCGGATGACTATTGCAGAGCGGAGAGCAAGCCGTCCGAAGAAAATCAGCCATGCAACATGCATTGTACCGTCAG GTGGATCGTCATCAGCGAATCCGAGTGCTCCAGTCATTGCGGCCCAGGCACACGGACCGTTATTTCTCAGTGCATGTATCAATTTTCTGCCGGCACAAGGCCGATATCTGAACACGCTTGCGTTCATCTTGCGAGGCCAGCCAGCCGAGAGGTTTGCATAGGACCATGCGACGAGGCTCATTGGCTATATGGACAGTGGGGACACTGCAGCAAGACGTGTGGAGGTGGAATACAATTCCGCACAGCTACTTGTGTCGACTCGAACAATTATCCGGTACCCGAAAGCAAATGTGACTCTGAGAATAAGGTGTTACAGCAAATCTGTGAACAGGGTGCATGTCCAAAATGGACTCTTGCGTTAGACTGGACGCCG TGCTCAGTCACATGTGGCAATGGTACACAAGAACAACCTTACTGGTGTCAGATAGAAAATCGTGTTATATCAACCACATATTGCACCGATCCGAGGCCCGTATCCTCAAGAATATGCGATATGGGACCATGTTTCAAATGGCATTCCAGCGAATGGAGTCCG TGTTCCGTGAGCTGTGGGGAGGGAGTGTTGCGACGAGAAATTACTTGCAGAAATGTCAACGGCACTCCAAGTTCAGAATGCGATACTTTGCACGCACCACCGAGGACGAGATTATGCAAGCATCAGCCTTGTCCTATCCAG GTGATATCGACTACCCCAATAACGTACGCTGCTGACTCTGATGATTTCAACAAGCAACACGAGAATGAAATTGACCAGTTTCACCCTGGATACACCTGGCGGACTGGAAGCTTTGGCAAT TGCTCAAAGCCGTGTAACGGTGGCTCTCAAAGTAGGATGGTCAGGTGTAGCTCGGCTATATCGGGCGAAGTTTCCAACGACGACTATTGCGATCAGAAACAAAAACCACCAACGGTCATTCTATGCAATCAACACGCCTGCCCGCGATGGAATACTGGTGATTGGAGCCAG TGCGCTTCTACGTGTGGTCCGGGATTCCAACATCGTCAAGTACGCTGTCAAAGTGATCGCGGCGAGATTCTACCCGATAAAGAATGTTCCGAAAGTGAAAAACCTTATCATGTTCGGAGGTGCTTTAAGGAAGCATGTACAGGCGCAAAGACACAAGGATTGCATTCCTCGAATATTCCGGGATCAGTAAGGTGGAGAGTTTCGAAGTTCACCCCC TGTTCAAAATCGTGCGGATATGGTACTAAAACTCGCAGGGTGGACTGCGTAGCAAAGACTGGCACAGCCGAGGTTACGGTTGAAGACCAAAAGTGCGCAGGGCTAAAACGGCGACCCAAGTCACAGAGGCCATGTCAGCAAAGACCATGTGCCTTGACTTGGCAGGAGGGACCCTGGACTGAG TGTTCGGCAGAGTGTGGAAATGGAATGCAAATGCGAACAGTCACTTGTCATCGAGTCAATAAATATGAATGGATGGATCCGACACCCGTCAATGGCTGTCGAATGAGTGAAAGGCCCGCAACTGAACAAACGTGCAAGCTCCGCGAATGCGATGATGAATATTACTGGGTGGCTGAACCATGGAGAAAG TGCTCCGCTACTTGTGGACGTAAAGGAAAACAAGTAAGAAGGTTATTTTGTAAACGAAAAGATGGTACAAGGGTGAAGAATCGCTTTTGTCCCCGTACACTGAAGCCACTGCGTAGACGCAAGTGTAACATACGCCGATGCGGTCTACTTTCATGTTTGGAAgctaaaaagaaattcaaaacaaCTCAAGATGGCGAGTATTTACTGATAATTGGTGGAAAGAACATGTCAATATATTGTCACAATATGACCGGAGATCAGCCCTTGGAATACCTGACCCTTGCATCGGGTGACCATGAAAATTTCGCTGAAATATACGACAAAAG atTGTTGGACCCAAGAACATGCCCATTCAATGGTCAGCGAAATGACAACTGTAAGTGTGCAAATTACACCGGCTCAACCTCAGGCCGAACAATGTTCAGAAGAATACGACTCGACCCCCGAACACTTATCGTTGATG TTGACGACTTCACATTTTCCTGGACAAAGGGATCGAAACGGGTCGAGTTTGGCAAAGCCGGTGATTGCTACAGTTCAGCACAGTGTCCACAAGGCCAATTTAGCATAAATTTAGTCGGTACTCAGCTGGGTTTGTCACCTACTCTATCCTGGGTTAGCCAAGGATCCATGACGTCGCGAATCATCAATAAAATA AACCAACAGAAGGTTGTGGGAAAATGCGGAGGATACTGTGGGTTCTGTAAATTACAGACCGGCCTGAAGCTGGATGTTTTACCTCCTTAG